A genome region from Bacillaceae bacterium IKA-2 includes the following:
- the yfkAB gene encoding radical SAM/CxCxxxxC motif protein YfkAB — MYNEKTISPGNDPWETYLDIEQYGELRLTNVEFTTTTLCNMRCEHCAVGYTLKTKDPEPIPVELLIERLEEIPNLRTFSITGGEPMLSMKSVDNYVVPLLKYAHERGVRTQINSNLTLELSRYQKIVPYLDVLHISHNYRNVDDFVEIGFAMMNQKPTYEQRAQYFTRIIENAKALTSQGVFVSAETMINKRTLPHLDKIHDQIVEMGCQRHEIHPMYPSDFASNLEVATIEELHQGIELLLHNRNDQVWMLFGTLPFYGCSTNQKDLALLKRLYQEKNVTVRNDPDGRSRLNVNIFDGDIIVTDFADLPPLGNIKNMSLLDAYHNWITTDTAMALTCHCPSIKCLGPNLLVKDTYYRNVDFTKQKSNI, encoded by the coding sequence TTGTATAACGAAAAAACTATTAGCCCAGGCAACGATCCGTGGGAAACATACCTAGATATAGAACAATATGGTGAACTTCGCTTAACAAATGTAGAATTTACGACAACAACATTATGTAATATGCGTTGTGAACATTGTGCTGTTGGTTATACGTTAAAAACAAAGGACCCAGAACCAATACCTGTCGAATTACTAATTGAGCGGCTTGAGGAGATTCCGAATCTGCGTACTTTTAGCATCACTGGTGGTGAACCTATGCTATCGATGAAGTCCGTTGATAACTATGTAGTCCCGCTCTTAAAATATGCCCATGAAAGAGGGGTACGGACACAAATCAATTCTAATTTAACATTAGAGCTTAGCCGCTATCAAAAAATTGTTCCTTACTTAGATGTTCTCCACATTTCTCACAATTATCGTAATGTTGATGATTTCGTAGAGATTGGTTTTGCGATGATGAACCAAAAACCAACGTACGAACAACGAGCACAATATTTCACTCGTATCATTGAAAATGCTAAAGCATTAACAAGTCAAGGTGTTTTTGTCTCCGCTGAAACAATGATCAATAAAAGAACATTACCACATTTAGATAAAATTCATGACCAAATAGTCGAAATGGGTTGTCAACGTCACGAAATTCATCCCATGTATCCTAGTGATTTTGCTAGTAACTTAGAAGTAGCCACAATTGAAGAGTTACATCAAGGAATAGAGCTGCTATTACACAATCGTAATGATCAAGTGTGGATGTTATTTGGAACATTACCTTTTTATGGGTGTAGTACTAACCAAAAAGATTTGGCTCTGCTAAAGCGGCTTTATCAAGAAAAAAATGTAACCGTTCGTAATGACCCAGATGGACGTTCTCGCCTTAATGTAAATATTTTTGATGGTGACATTATCGTTACAGACTTTGCTGATCTACCTCCGCTAGGAAATATTAAGAACATGTCTTTGCTTGATGCATATCATAACTGGATTACAACGGATACAGCAATGGCGCTCACATGTCACTGTCCAAGTATCAAATGCTTAGGCCCAAACCTGCTTGTAAAAGATACATATTATAGAAATGTTGATTTCACCAAACAAAAGTCAAACATATAA
- the rlmD gene encoding 23S rRNA (uracil(1939)-C(5))-methyltransferase RlmD: MELKRVRTDKQKVFIEEGQEFPLTIKRLGINGEGVGYFKRQVVFVPGALPGEEVVVTVTAVKEKYSEAKIKKIRKKSVDRIEPPCPIYEKCGGCQLQHLDYKRQLIEKKDMVRQAFERHTKLSSDKLPLKDTIGMENPWNYRNKSQLQVGKYKGEVIAGLYGMNSHELVDISECIVQHPATNKVTQTVKAILQDLNISIYNERKRKGVIRTIVTRVGFNTGDVQLILITATKDLPQKEVVLEEIKRRLPEVKSVLQNINGRNTSLIFGDETIHLGGEEVIQEVLGDLTFELSARAFFQLNPLQTVNLYDEVKKAASLTGAEKLVDAYCGVGTIGLWLAPYVKELRGMDIIPESIEDARRNAEKHGFSHAQFEVGKAEEILPKWLKEGWRPDVFVVDPPRSGCDHQLLEAMIKIKPKRIVYVSCNPSTLAKDVAQLLQAGFKLESLQPVDMFPHTANVETVALIEWQ; the protein is encoded by the coding sequence ATGGAGTTGAAGCGAGTGAGAACAGATAAGCAAAAAGTATTTATTGAAGAAGGTCAAGAATTCCCATTAACGATTAAACGCCTCGGTATTAACGGGGAGGGTGTCGGTTATTTTAAAAGGCAAGTCGTTTTTGTACCTGGAGCATTACCAGGTGAAGAGGTAGTCGTGACGGTAACCGCTGTAAAAGAGAAATATTCTGAAGCAAAAATAAAAAAAATTCGCAAAAAATCAGTAGATCGCATTGAGCCACCTTGCCCAATCTATGAAAAATGTGGTGGCTGCCAGTTGCAGCATTTAGATTACAAGAGACAACTTATAGAGAAAAAAGATATGGTTCGTCAAGCATTTGAGCGCCATACAAAGTTAAGCAGTGATAAGCTGCCCCTTAAGGACACGATTGGGATGGAAAATCCTTGGAATTACCGCAATAAAAGTCAGCTCCAAGTGGGTAAGTACAAAGGAGAGGTTATTGCTGGCCTTTACGGGATGAATTCACACGAACTAGTCGATATTTCTGAATGTATCGTCCAACATCCGGCGACGAACAAAGTAACACAAACAGTAAAGGCAATTTTACAAGATTTAAATATTTCGATTTATAATGAACGAAAGCGAAAAGGGGTTATCCGAACTATCGTAACCAGAGTTGGTTTCAACACAGGCGATGTTCAACTAATACTTATTACAGCAACGAAAGATTTACCGCAAAAAGAAGTCGTTCTTGAAGAAATTAAACGTCGTCTACCAGAAGTGAAATCAGTCTTACAAAATATTAATGGAAGGAATACATCGCTTATCTTTGGTGATGAAACAATCCATTTAGGTGGCGAAGAAGTGATTCAAGAAGTGCTAGGAGATTTAACTTTTGAGCTTTCGGCAAGGGCATTTTTTCAGCTTAATCCGTTGCAAACGGTAAACTTATATGATGAAGTGAAAAAAGCAGCTAGTTTAACAGGTGCAGAAAAACTAGTCGATGCTTACTGTGGTGTCGGAACTATTGGCCTTTGGCTTGCCCCATATGTAAAAGAGTTACGGGGCATGGATATAATTCCAGAATCAATCGAAGATGCGCGTCGGAATGCTGAAAAACATGGTTTTAGCCATGCTCAATTCGAGGTAGGAAAAGCAGAAGAGATCTTACCAAAATGGCTAAAAGAAGGATGGAGACCTGATGTATTCGTTGTTGACCCACCTAGATCTGGCTGCGATCACCAGCTTCTTGAAGCGATGATCAAAATAAAACCAAAGCGGATTGTTTACGTTTCGTGTAATCCATCAACGTTGGCAAAAGATGTTGCTCAGTTGTTGCAGGCAGGCTTTAAGCTAGAAAGCTTGCAGCCAGTTGATATGTTTCCGCATACTGCGAATGTTGAGACAGTCGCGTTAATTGAGTGGCAATAA
- a CDS encoding SE1561 family protein, with the protein MGKSIHEPKEQLNFLYAKMELVLMMLDSIDPEDAGVEELDRIIDMLDEIENKCKKFRNNTIE; encoded by the coding sequence TTGGGTAAGTCTATTCATGAACCAAAAGAACAGTTAAATTTTTTATATGCAAAAATGGAGCTTGTCTTGATGATGTTAGATTCGATTGATCCGGAAGATGCGGGCGTCGAAGAACTCGACCGAATTATCGACATGCTTGATGAAATTGAAAACAAATGTAAAAAATTCAGAAATAATACAATAGAGTAA
- a CDS encoding fumarate hydratase — MEKFKESMYKLIVETSTNLPNDVRRAIKAAKEKENAGTTAALSLATITKNITMADENVSPICQDTGMPTFKIKVPVGANQIEMKKAIYEALDEATKNGKLRPNSVDSITGENSGNNLGPGTPIIYFDQWEKDEIDARLILKGGGCENKNIQYSLPAELEGLGRAGRDLDGIRKCILHSVYQAQGQGCSAGFIGVGIGGDRISSASLAKEQLLRTAEDVNPTEVLRKLEEYAMEHANNLGIGTMGFGGEATLLGCKIGAINRLPASFFVSVAYNCWAFRRLGVTIDAGSGGITDWHYREGERIHFVEDEVAVETEEKKTSREVVLEAPVTEAQVRDLRVGDVVIINGALHTGRDAIHHHLMDHDAPIDLNGQIIYHCGPVMMKDEKGEWHVKAAGPTTSIREEPYQGDVMKKFGIRIVMGKGGMGPKTLKALGEHGGVYLNAIGGAAQYYADCIKKVDGVDLLELGVPEAMWHLQVERFAAIVTMDSHGNSLHADVEKSSFEKLSELKAKVF; from the coding sequence TTGGAAAAATTTAAAGAAAGCATGTATAAGCTTATTGTTGAAACATCTACGAATCTTCCAAATGATGTACGGCGCGCGATTAAGGCGGCTAAAGAAAAAGAAAATGCAGGTACTACTGCAGCCTTGTCTTTAGCAACAATTACAAAAAATATTACTATGGCTGATGAAAATGTATCACCAATTTGTCAAGATACTGGAATGCCAACGTTTAAGATTAAAGTGCCAGTTGGAGCAAACCAAATTGAGATGAAAAAAGCGATCTATGAAGCGCTTGACGAGGCTACTAAAAATGGTAAGCTACGTCCTAACTCAGTTGATTCGATTACTGGTGAAAATAGTGGTAATAACCTCGGACCAGGTACGCCAATTATTTATTTTGATCAGTGGGAAAAAGATGAAATTGATGCGCGCCTAATTTTAAAGGGCGGAGGTTGTGAAAATAAAAATATTCAATATAGCTTACCGGCTGAACTTGAAGGTTTAGGTAGAGCTGGACGAGATTTAGATGGAATTAGAAAATGTATTCTTCATTCAGTGTATCAAGCCCAGGGGCAAGGATGTAGCGCTGGATTTATTGGCGTTGGAATTGGAGGAGACAGAATTTCAAGTGCCTCATTAGCTAAGGAGCAACTTCTCCGAACCGCCGAAGATGTAAATCCAACCGAAGTCCTACGCAAGCTAGAAGAGTACGCAATGGAGCATGCAAACAATCTAGGTATTGGTACGATGGGATTTGGTGGTGAAGCAACGTTACTTGGCTGCAAAATTGGCGCCATTAATCGTTTGCCTGCTAGCTTCTTTGTATCTGTTGCTTATAACTGTTGGGCATTCCGCCGTTTAGGTGTAACGATTGATGCGGGTTCAGGCGGAATTACAGATTGGCATTATCGTGAAGGCGAAAGAATTCATTTTGTTGAAGATGAAGTTGCAGTGGAAACTGAAGAAAAAAAGACAAGTAGAGAAGTAGTTTTAGAAGCGCCGGTTACTGAAGCGCAAGTTCGTGACTTGAGAGTTGGCGATGTCGTGATCATTAATGGTGCCCTTCATACTGGCCGTGATGCCATTCATCATCATTTAATGGATCATGATGCACCGATCGACTTAAATGGTCAAATCATTTATCATTGTGGACCAGTTATGATGAAAGATGAAAAAGGCGAGTGGCACGTGAAAGCAGCTGGGCCAACAACAAGTATTCGTGAAGAACCTTACCAAGGTGATGTTATGAAAAAATTTGGGATTCGTATTGTAATGGGTAAGGGCGGCATGGGTCCAAAAACATTAAAAGCGCTTGGTGAGCATGGTGGTGTTTATTTAAATGCCATTGGAGGCGCGGCTCAATATTACGCTGATTGTATTAAGAAAGTTGACGGTGTTGACCTACTAGAGTTGGGAGTACCTGAAGCAATGTGGCATTTACAAGTAGAAAGATTCGCGGCAATTGTAACGATGGACTCCCACGGCAATAGCTTACATGCGGATGTAGAAAAATCATCGTTTGAAAAGCTTTCTGAGTTAAAAGCTAAGGTATTTTAA
- the truA gene encoding tRNA pseudouridine(38-40) synthase TruA has product MNNYKLVIQYDGGRYKGWQRLGNGENTIQGKIENVLTEMAGKKIEIIGSSRTDAGVHAFAQIANFKISGNLTEVEINNYLNRYLPQDISVVEVSVVPERFHARYNTKEKTYLYKVWNAEYTNPFMRKYSMHVEKELNITKMKEAAQYFIGEHDFTAFSNAKSKKKTTVREIYSLEIKENAGLIEIRVRGNGFLHNMVRKMVGTLLEVGLGQIEAKSIPTIINSQERNQTGIIADAAGLYLEKIEF; this is encoded by the coding sequence ATGAATAATTATAAATTGGTGATTCAATATGATGGTGGCCGCTACAAGGGTTGGCAGCGGCTTGGTAATGGTGAAAATACGATTCAAGGAAAGATTGAAAATGTATTAACAGAGATGGCAGGAAAAAAAATCGAAATCATTGGAAGCAGCAGAACAGATGCAGGTGTACATGCATTTGCTCAAATCGCTAATTTTAAGATTAGTGGTAATCTGACTGAAGTGGAAATTAATAATTATTTGAATCGATATTTACCTCAAGACATTAGCGTTGTCGAGGTTAGCGTAGTTCCTGAACGTTTTCATGCTCGCTATAATACCAAGGAAAAAACCTATTTGTATAAGGTCTGGAACGCGGAATATACTAATCCATTCATGCGAAAGTACAGTATGCACGTTGAAAAAGAGTTAAATATCACAAAAATGAAAGAAGCCGCTCAATATTTTATTGGCGAACATGATTTTACCGCTTTTTCAAATGCTAAGTCCAAGAAAAAGACAACGGTTCGTGAGATATATTCTTTGGAAATAAAAGAAAATGCCGGTCTAATCGAAATTAGAGTGCGCGGTAATGGATTTCTTCATAATATGGTTAGAAAGATGGTTGGAACGTTGCTAGAAGTAGGCTTAGGTCAAATAGAAGCAAAAAGCATACCAACAATTATTAATTCACAAGAACGAAATCAAACGGGTATTATTGCTGATGCGGCTGGTTTGTATTTGGAGAAAATTGAATTTTAG
- the prxU gene encoding thioredoxin-dependent peroxiredoxin (Most members of this family contain a selenocysteine.), which produces MTEKVQAGCERPKIVRKKVEIQNDLVEIAATKEEMKMIRVGKEAPEFTAPAYFNGDFKSVSLADYKGKWVVLCFYPGDFTFVUATEISAVAEKYEEFQKLGVEVLSVSVDSVFVHKMWNDNEISKMINKDIPFEMLSDQDGSIGKMYGIYDEDSGIETRGRFIIDPDGNVQGFEVLTAPVGRNLSETLRQIQAFQLVRETKGSEATPAGWQPGSKTLKPGPELVGNVWKEWKVSEAFDK; this is translated from the coding sequence ATGACTGAAAAAGTACAAGCAGGTTGTGAAAGGCCAAAAATAGTCAGAAAAAAAGTAGAAATTCAAAATGATTTAGTAGAAATTGCAGCTACAAAGGAGGAAATGAAAATGATTAGAGTGGGCAAAGAGGCTCCAGAATTTACAGCGCCAGCGTATTTTAACGGTGACTTTAAAAGTGTCAGTTTAGCAGATTACAAAGGAAAATGGGTTGTACTGTGTTTTTATCCGGGTGATTTCACATTTGTTTGAGCGACTGAAATTTCAGCAGTTGCTGAAAAGTATGAAGAGTTCCAAAAATTAGGTGTAGAAGTTCTTTCTGTAAGTGTAGATAGTGTCTTCGTTCATAAAATGTGGAATGATAATGAAATTTCAAAAATGATTAATAAAGATATCCCGTTTGAAATGCTATCAGATCAAGATGGCAGTATTGGTAAAATGTATGGGATTTATGATGAAGATAGTGGTATTGAAACTAGAGGCAGATTTATTATTGATCCAGATGGAAATGTTCAAGGGTTTGAGGTATTGACAGCCCCAGTCGGTAGAAACCTGAGTGAGACACTTCGCCAAATCCAAGCCTTTCAATTAGTGAGGGAAACAAAAGGATCAGAAGCAACTCCTGCGGGTTGGCAACCGGGAAGTAAAACATTGAAACCGGGACCAGAGTTAGTTGGTAATGTATGGAAAGAGTGGAAAGTTAGTGAAGCGTTTGATAAATAA
- a CDS encoding histidine phosphatase family protein, with amino-acid sequence MILYLIRHGQSVANEKGIIQGRKDFPLSDLGQNQVKLLGEYFASESIDYLYASDLTRALDTANAIGDRLPLNTIKWDKIREIGLGPLEGKTKNEIYLQYPQLNDSNSILTTGLAGTELVPEITERCKYVLDQLLSGHKRHRVALVSHGGFISIFLMYLMVAEKWNDFHRPFVINNTGISKIEFSENKKPVFRYINNTTHLLTSDTKIENINY; translated from the coding sequence TTGATTTTATACTTAATTAGGCATGGACAGTCTGTGGCAAATGAAAAAGGAATTATTCAAGGGCGCAAAGATTTTCCCTTATCCGATCTTGGTCAAAATCAAGTAAAACTACTTGGAGAGTATTTTGCGTCAGAATCTATTGATTATCTTTATGCTAGTGATTTAACACGAGCATTAGATACCGCAAATGCTATTGGTGATCGCCTGCCCTTGAACACGATAAAATGGGACAAGATTAGAGAAATTGGCTTAGGTCCGCTTGAAGGAAAAACGAAAAACGAGATTTATTTACAATATCCACAATTAAACGATAGTAACTCGATTTTAACAACGGGGTTAGCAGGGACAGAGCTTGTACCGGAAATAACTGAGCGTTGTAAATATGTTTTAGATCAGTTGCTAAGCGGACATAAGCGTCACCGAGTCGCTTTAGTTTCACACGGGGGCTTTATTAGTATTTTCCTAATGTATTTAATGGTAGCTGAAAAATGGAATGATTTTCATCGACCTTTTGTAATTAATAACACAGGAATTTCAAAAATTGAATTCTCAGAAAACAAAAAACCAGTTTTTCGCTATATTAATAACACTACTCATCTATTAACATCTGACACAAAAATTGAGAATATCAATTATTAG
- a CDS encoding GAF domain-containing protein, protein MSISTDVASLQIMADVYKRKNSRTVFDKTVKSLVQEVSYIDWVGIYLISEDQTLDLVATSSEKDDLGWESNGELKFPIANSTKVQIGVMVVRSKQAIAFDVTDVSTLETIAQAIGQICYSN, encoded by the coding sequence ATGTCAATTTCAACAGATGTCGCATCATTACAAATTATGGCTGATGTATATAAAAGAAAAAATTCTCGGACTGTTTTTGATAAAACAGTTAAAAGCCTTGTACAAGAAGTATCATACATAGATTGGGTCGGTATTTATCTTATCTCAGAAGATCAAACCCTCGATTTAGTCGCTACATCTAGTGAAAAAGATGATCTAGGTTGGGAAAGTAATGGAGAATTGAAATTTCCAATTGCTAATTCAACAAAAGTACAAATTGGAGTCATGGTCGTTCGCAGTAAGCAAGCTATTGCTTTTGATGTAACTGATGTTTCAACTTTAGAAACAATTGCTCAAGCGATCGGTCAAATTTGTTATTCGAACTAA
- a CDS encoding YfkD family protein produces MKNIIIIMTVLCLLIAQPFATLANDKKTEEKESGIPNYVLNISKENTYPNPTQDLPQLQPSKMAQELLDSGNVKIENPELIRILNESTIKGNKMAFMLNASIYLGQWPLAYESNETSVNWEYQKVNTNYHDNRGASKPRQIKYTQDQQKKVSGGLTAQIANSEDVQKMMMIKAIENSGLPLAFSTVIGHGTKKEQVYNVPVSQVGYLYSYVPAANEKGKVTYGEVYLVIKGGKKRIEVKNVTQQGIGAWIPVQDHIALKFYSANQPR; encoded by the coding sequence ATGAAAAATATAATAATAATTATGACTGTTTTATGCTTATTGATAGCTCAACCTTTTGCGACTTTGGCCAATGATAAAAAAACTGAAGAAAAGGAATCGGGAATACCTAATTATGTATTGAATATTTCAAAGGAAAACACGTATCCGAATCCAACACAAGATTTACCTCAATTACAGCCAAGTAAGATGGCTCAGGAACTACTAGATAGTGGCAATGTGAAAATAGAAAATCCAGAACTAATCCGGATTTTAAATGAATCTACCATTAAAGGAAATAAAATGGCATTCATGTTGAACGCCTCTATTTATTTAGGACAATGGCCATTAGCATATGAGTCTAATGAAACGAGTGTCAATTGGGAATATCAAAAGGTCAATACAAATTATCACGATAACCGTGGTGCGAGCAAACCGAGGCAAATTAAGTATACACAGGATCAACAAAAGAAAGTTAGTGGAGGATTAACAGCACAAATCGCTAATAGCGAAGATGTACAAAAAATGATGATGATTAAGGCAATAGAAAATTCTGGATTACCATTAGCCTTTTCAACAGTAATTGGCCATGGAACTAAAAAAGAACAAGTCTATAATGTCCCTGTAAGCCAGGTTGGCTATTTATATTCCTATGTGCCAGCAGCTAATGAAAAAGGAAAAGTAACATATGGTGAGGTTTATTTAGTTATTAAAGGCGGTAAAAAGCGAATTGAAGTCAAGAATGTTACCCAGCAAGGGATCGGTGCTTGGATCCCGGTTCAAGACCATATTGCCTTAAAATTCTATTCAGCTAATCAACCGAGATAA
- a CDS encoding membrane protein, with protein sequence MRTNIKRGISFLLGLFILSLGISLTIISRLGAGAWDALAVGLSVLLGFTVGTWVILIGVILIFVNAIILRSKPEYIAIVTVLLLGYFIDFWLLYALDNFVPGTIAMQIVVLLGGVVLMGGGIATYLQGKFAIIPIDRLMMAIQTRLKVSLMVGKTIAEITALILAFIFGGPIGVGTIVVTLSIGPMIQSFFPYLERFVHGYN encoded by the coding sequence ATGAGAACAAACATTAAGAGAGGTATTAGTTTTCTTTTAGGATTATTTATTTTATCCCTAGGAATAAGTTTAACAATTATTTCAAGACTTGGCGCCGGAGCATGGGATGCTTTGGCTGTTGGTCTGTCAGTTTTATTAGGCTTTACTGTTGGTACTTGGGTTATTTTAATTGGAGTTATTTTAATTTTTGTTAACGCAATTATCTTGAGATCGAAACCAGAATATATTGCGATTGTTACAGTACTTCTATTAGGATATTTTATCGATTTTTGGCTATTATATGCTTTGGATAACTTTGTACCAGGAACAATTGCCATGCAAATCGTTGTTTTACTGGGCGGGGTCGTCTTAATGGGCGGTGGAATCGCGACTTACTTACAAGGGAAATTTGCAATTATTCCAATTGATCGCTTAATGATGGCAATTCAAACTCGTTTAAAAGTGAGTTTAATGGTAGGGAAAACAATTGCCGAAATTACAGCATTGATTCTTGCATTTATTTTTGGTGGGCCTATTGGTGTTGGTACAATTGTTGTAACGTTATCAATTGGGCCGATGATCCAATCGTTTTTTCCTTATTTAGAGCGTTTTGTTCACGGCTATAATTAA
- a CDS encoding DNA-3-methyladenine glycosylase, producing the protein MEVQIAGPYNYVHVLERLSHDPLNQIDLETKRIKVPLNIYENDVVANVLFRGPVETPVCQIELPVNYEEEGVRKIKNIFQLETSLQEVNEHFLATDLAPLFKKFFGMPLICDFDLYFCIIKTIIHQQLNISFAYTLTERFMKKFGKEKDGLYFNPTPETVSQLNYQDLRELSFSQRKAEYVIDTSRLIVSGELDLEALSLSSDEEVINRLVEIRGIGYWTAENILLFGLGRKNLFPIKDVGIQNAVKKLYNLDKKPSIEEMLKVSEGWSPYKSYASLYLWESLDNQKAKS; encoded by the coding sequence ATGGAAGTACAAATAGCAGGCCCGTATAATTACGTGCATGTATTAGAACGGTTAAGCCACGATCCACTAAATCAAATTGACTTGGAAACCAAACGTATTAAGGTTCCCCTCAATATATATGAAAATGATGTTGTTGCAAATGTTTTGTTTCGCGGGCCCGTTGAAACGCCAGTTTGTCAAATTGAACTTCCAGTTAATTATGAGGAGGAAGGGGTTCGTAAAATAAAAAACATTTTTCAGCTTGAAACGTCTTTACAGGAAGTAAATGAGCATTTTTTAGCAACTGATTTAGCACCACTTTTTAAAAAATTCTTTGGAATGCCTTTGATATGTGACTTCGACCTTTATTTTTGCATCATCAAAACGATTATTCATCAACAATTAAATATCAGTTTTGCATACACATTAACAGAGCGATTTATGAAAAAATTTGGAAAAGAAAAGGATGGCCTTTATTTTAACCCAACGCCTGAAACGGTAAGTCAGTTAAATTATCAAGATTTGCGCGAACTATCATTTAGTCAGCGTAAAGCAGAGTATGTCATTGATACATCGAGGTTAATTGTTAGTGGTGAGTTAGATTTAGAAGCACTATCATTAAGTTCAGATGAAGAGGTCATTAACCGACTAGTTGAGATAAGAGGAATCGGCTACTGGACAGCTGAAAATATTTTACTGTTCGGTTTAGGAAGAAAGAATTTATTTCCTATCAAAGATGTTGGAATCCAAAACGCAGTGAAGAAGTTGTACAACCTTGATAAAAAACCATCTATTGAAGAAATGTTAAAGGTTAGTGAAGGTTGGTCGCCATATAAAAGCTATGCATCCCTTTACTTATGGGAGAGCTTAGATAATCAAAAAGCAAAGAGTTAA
- a CDS encoding pyridoxamine 5'-phosphate oxidase family protein, which yields MDTQHLRQEVINIIDHDHLGVLSTIEGSKPHARYMMFFHDELQLYTATNKKTHKVDEIESNPNVHVLLGYDRKGDKYIELQGKASIVNDQDLKEKYWNDQLKPWLEGPNDPEYCLLQINPEHIELIDGNNETTVI from the coding sequence ATGGACACACAACATTTAAGACAAGAAGTCATTAACATTATTGATCATGATCATCTAGGTGTTTTATCAACAATCGAAGGAAGTAAGCCCCATGCAAGGTATATGATGTTTTTCCATGATGAATTACAACTTTATACTGCTACAAATAAGAAAACCCATAAAGTTGATGAAATAGAATCTAACCCCAATGTTCATGTGCTCTTAGGTTATGACCGCAAAGGTGATAAATATATTGAGCTTCAAGGAAAGGCCAGTATTGTCAATGACCAAGATTTAAAAGAAAAATATTGGAATGACCAATTAAAACCTTGGTTAGAAGGTCCTAACGATCCAGAGTATTGTTTATTACAAATCAACCCTGAACATATTGAGTTAATTGATGGAAATAACGAAACAACTGTCATTTAA
- the pdaA gene encoding delta-lactam-biosynthetic de-N-acetylase, which yields MKKITFLLFFSLVFINFCFPQQATHANSNKEYHWSFNRQPNNQPSTTEPIYQKLLTKFDGFYIGDTDKKEIYLTFDNGYENGYTSAILDVLKEKKVPAAFFVTGHYLLDQAELVKRMVAEGHIIGNHSWHHPNLVNVDDERLKRELEKVKVKYQELTGRNDMTYLRPPQGVFSERTLALSKQQGYVNVFWSLAYKDWVVNEQKGWQYAYDQITKRVHPGAVMLLHSVSKDNAEALGKVIDELQKQGYQFKSLDDYLLSKHLKDLSF from the coding sequence ATGAAAAAAATCACTTTTTTACTATTTTTTTCGTTAGTTTTCATCAATTTTTGTTTCCCTCAACAAGCCACCCATGCAAATAGCAATAAAGAATATCATTGGAGCTTTAATCGGCAGCCAAACAATCAACCGTCAACTACAGAACCGATTTATCAGAAATTGCTAACTAAATTTGATGGATTTTATATTGGCGACACAGATAAGAAAGAAATTTACCTGACATTTGATAATGGTTATGAGAATGGATATACATCTGCGATCCTCGATGTGCTAAAAGAAAAAAAAGTTCCAGCTGCTTTTTTTGTGACCGGTCATTATTTATTAGACCAAGCAGAGCTTGTTAAACGAATGGTGGCGGAAGGACATATTATCGGAAATCATTCATGGCATCACCCAAACCTAGTTAATGTTGACGATGAACGACTGAAACGAGAACTAGAGAAGGTGAAAGTTAAATATCAAGAGTTAACAGGTCGTAATGATATGACTTACTTGCGTCCGCCACAAGGAGTATTTAGCGAACGGACGTTAGCTCTTTCAAAACAACAAGGGTATGTCAATGTATTTTGGTCACTTGCTTATAAAGATTGGGTTGTAAATGAGCAAAAAGGTTGGCAATATGCTTATGACCAAATCACGAAACGAGTTCATCCTGGCGCTGTGATGCTACTCCATTCTGTTTCGAAAGATAATGCAGAGGCGCTAGGAAAAGTAATTGATGAACTTCAAAAACAAGGATATCAATTTAAAAGTTTAGACGATTACCTGCTAAGCAAGCATTTGAAGGATTTATCTTTTTGA